A window of Mucilaginibacter paludis DSM 18603 contains these coding sequences:
- a CDS encoding sensor histidine kinase: protein MALSLLFPLLLSAQNPFLKLKAGDWFKMQVILRPQGSLLADGHSVIDRGAEEMDKNQYDLRFVLVKHLANGNEQYQVTLERVKFKRRGNDGTWYGYDSFYPSYLQGNGDTLSRLIRTLEIDAAGKIIKFDHQQQTYPPINMSEIGPKKFIRSTVISFDPLPSFLFQNIVSYISREIKKANIRALNGSFNAELRNLIGWGNIQNDVSLLTIAASFPLPQNVVIKGRILNAFTTGNKPEIYTDQGIIKINADGTFEAKMLVTQPSPVLFIYGQNPLCAIKPFIKPGDTLIINADAKNYQDGSAAHGESTTSPFSESVSYAGSGASDALIDKQLTNLYTNQMQPFANRRASVVPVEEFMAYQEKGKKEFNALMDANKNTASKTALEYYNAEWMYLQAQAKLYFLFLKEYRYSPQSGAAFAGFPENYFTAIDDLPILTDDYANSDWYKSCVEWLHNYRSARLSIINGGQSGFLVDHASALASFKGYALYLALSNVLREALHKSSWQNSKMIKPYYLNFINNCGDSALTKPLIKQWERLQAWEPGKPSPVKNTVLTNGKMLNLEQFKGKNICLIVNYAAGEDLEQYRDFIKKHDPAKVQFVILQLKASAAYTIDKSFLNLPNVSYYEVDGSNKNMSWLDIEGGESSVLFFDKWLRVVDDVLDLGSKIIINSTTNKKEFDIHKLDNALKKAEATPRFSKVQKAKFYTVLGWSTCSILFSFVIGYFIYRNRLAKIKRDITLQKRIKELEIKAIRSQMNPHFIFNSLNSIQSLINNGQYKQANIYLEKFAVMMRKVLNNSEKTLVALSEELDAVMLYCQLEQLRFDFAFKLNVENGLNTNLIEIPGMLIQPLVENAIVHGLAQKGSSGNLEINIYTEAGYLKVAVTDNGPGFKDMIFSTESFGLKLVAERLAILKADASEAKMTISNHTDKTGVTVTLTLPDN from the coding sequence ATGGCACTTAGCCTATTATTCCCCCTGCTGCTGTCGGCACAAAATCCATTTCTTAAACTAAAGGCCGGCGACTGGTTTAAAATGCAGGTTATTCTTCGGCCACAGGGAAGTTTGTTAGCGGATGGCCACTCCGTCATCGATCGCGGAGCCGAGGAAATGGATAAAAACCAGTACGACCTCCGCTTTGTGCTGGTAAAGCATCTTGCAAACGGCAACGAGCAATACCAGGTAACATTGGAGCGGGTGAAATTTAAACGCAGAGGGAATGACGGTACCTGGTATGGTTATGATTCCTTTTATCCATCCTACCTGCAAGGTAATGGAGATACGCTGTCGCGGCTGATCAGAACGTTAGAAATTGATGCGGCAGGTAAAATTATCAAATTTGATCATCAACAACAAACCTATCCACCAATCAACATGAGCGAGATAGGGCCGAAAAAATTTATCCGCTCAACAGTAATCAGTTTCGACCCCTTACCCTCATTTTTATTCCAAAATATAGTTAGCTATATATCCCGGGAGATCAAAAAAGCAAATATCAGGGCCTTGAACGGAAGCTTCAATGCCGAGTTGAGAAATCTTATCGGCTGGGGAAATATCCAAAACGATGTGTCTTTACTAACCATTGCCGCTTCTTTTCCTTTACCGCAAAACGTGGTTATTAAAGGCCGCATCCTGAACGCTTTTACTACGGGTAATAAACCTGAGATTTATACCGATCAAGGTATCATTAAGATTAATGCCGACGGCACATTTGAAGCAAAAATGCTGGTTACGCAGCCATCGCCGGTCCTGTTTATTTATGGGCAAAATCCGCTGTGTGCCATAAAGCCTTTTATAAAACCCGGCGATACGCTGATTATAAACGCCGATGCCAAAAATTACCAGGATGGCAGCGCAGCGCATGGGGAATCAACTACCAGCCCTTTTTCAGAGAGTGTAAGCTACGCTGGCAGCGGCGCTTCGGATGCGTTGATTGACAAGCAATTAACCAATTTATATACAAACCAAATGCAGCCTTTTGCAAACAGGCGGGCTTCGGTGGTACCTGTAGAAGAATTTATGGCCTACCAGGAGAAGGGCAAAAAGGAATTTAACGCCCTGATGGACGCCAATAAAAACACAGCTTCCAAAACAGCTCTTGAATATTATAATGCCGAATGGATGTACCTGCAGGCTCAGGCCAAATTATACTTCCTGTTTTTAAAAGAGTATAGGTACTCGCCGCAGTCTGGTGCCGCTTTCGCGGGCTTTCCGGAAAATTACTTTACGGCCATTGATGATCTGCCCATCTTAACTGATGATTACGCTAACAGTGATTGGTACAAAAGCTGTGTGGAATGGCTGCACAATTACCGTAGCGCAAGGCTTAGCATCATCAACGGTGGCCAGAGCGGCTTTTTGGTTGATCACGCCTCAGCATTGGCATCTTTTAAAGGTTACGCGCTTTATCTTGCCTTATCCAATGTGCTGCGTGAGGCCCTCCATAAAAGCAGCTGGCAAAACAGCAAAATGATAAAACCTTACTATCTGAATTTTATTAACAATTGCGGCGACAGCGCCCTTACCAAGCCGTTAATTAAACAATGGGAGCGCCTGCAGGCCTGGGAACCGGGCAAACCCTCGCCGGTAAAAAACACCGTACTTACCAACGGAAAAATGCTTAACCTGGAGCAGTTTAAAGGCAAAAACATCTGCCTTATTGTAAACTATGCCGCCGGTGAAGACCTGGAACAATACAGGGATTTTATTAAAAAACACGATCCGGCAAAGGTTCAGTTCGTCATCCTTCAACTCAAAGCCTCGGCGGCTTATACTATTGATAAGTCGTTTCTTAATCTTCCTAACGTAAGCTATTATGAAGTTGACGGATCAAATAAAAACATGAGCTGGCTGGATATTGAGGGCGGCGAATCAAGTGTATTGTTTTTTGATAAATGGCTCAGGGTAGTTGACGATGTTCTGGATCTGGGCAGTAAGATTATCATCAACAGCACCACCAATAAAAAGGAATTCGACATTCACAAGTTGGATAACGCGCTAAAAAAAGCTGAGGCTACGCCCCGTTTTAGCAAAGTACAGAAGGCAAAATTTTACACCGTATTAGGATGGAGCACATGCTCCATCCTTTTTTCATTCGTGATAGGCTACTTTATCTACCGGAACAGGCTGGCCAAAATAAAACGGGACATCACCTTGCAAAAACGAATTAAGGAACTGGAGATAAAGGCTATCCGATCACAGATGAATCCGCACTTTATATTCAATTCGCTTAACTCTATCCAGTCGCTCATCAATAACGGCCAATACAAGCAGGCCAATATTTACCTGGAAAAATTCGCGGTAATGATGCGCAAAGTGCTCAATAATTCTGAAAAAACGCTGGTAGCTTTATCCGAAGAGTTGGATGCCGTTATGCTATATTGCCAGTTAGAGCAACTGCGCTTTGACTTCGCGTTTAAATTGAATGTTGAAAATGGGCTTAATACCAACCTGATCGAAATCCCGGGAATGCTGATACAACCCCTGGTTGAAAATGCCATAGTGCACGGGCTTGCCCAAAAAGGAAGTAGCGGAAACCTGGAAATAAATATTTATACCGAAGCCGGTTATCTTAAAGTTGCCGTAACCGATAACGGGCCTGGCTTTAAGGATATGATATTTAGCACGGAAAGCTTTGGGCTGAAACTGGTGGCCGAGCGCCTGGCTATATTAAAGGCAGATGCCAGCGAAGCTAAAATGACGATAAGCAACCATACCGATAAAACCGGCGTTACCGTAACTTTAACACTCCCTGATAATTGA
- a CDS encoding LytR/AlgR family response regulator transcription factor — protein sequence MIIKSILIDDEPKSRSNLRSLLLEYCPGVAVTGEAGSAVEALKLVRQLQPDLLFLDIEMGAASGFDLLKSLTGTQNFEVIFVTAFDQYGIQAIKACAIDYLLKPINILELTGAVDKALERIGRKKENLRIKELVSNLDRGEDEQRIAIPLSDKVEFVNVGKIVRLQAEGNYTHIYLEDGKKYLVSKTLKDYAELLERFNFIRTHQSHLINFKKIASYVKSEGGYIMMDDNSQIPVSRMKKDEIMKKIMG from the coding sequence ATGATAATTAAAAGCATATTGATTGATGATGAGCCCAAAAGCAGAAGTAACCTGCGCAGCCTGCTGTTGGAGTATTGCCCGGGCGTAGCGGTAACAGGCGAAGCGGGCTCGGCAGTAGAAGCACTCAAACTGGTGCGGCAATTGCAACCCGATCTGTTATTCCTGGATATTGAAATGGGAGCTGCGTCTGGATTTGATTTATTGAAGTCGTTAACAGGCACGCAAAATTTCGAAGTTATTTTTGTTACTGCCTTTGACCAATATGGCATACAGGCCATCAAAGCCTGTGCTATAGACTACCTGCTCAAACCAATCAATATTTTAGAGCTAACCGGCGCGGTTGATAAAGCACTGGAGCGCATTGGTCGCAAAAAAGAAAACCTCCGTATTAAGGAGTTGGTATCAAACCTTGACCGTGGCGAAGATGAACAGCGGATAGCCATTCCGTTAAGCGACAAAGTTGAATTTGTGAACGTTGGTAAAATTGTACGCCTGCAGGCCGAAGGAAACTATACGCATATCTACCTGGAAGACGGGAAAAAGTACCTGGTGAGTAAAACGCTAAAGGATTATGCTGAGCTTCTGGAAAGGTTTAATTTTATTCGTACTCATCAGTCGCATCTCATCAACTTTAAAAAAATAGCTTCGTATGTAAAATCCGAAGGGGGGTATATTATGATGGATGATAATAGCCAGATCCCTGTTTCCCGAATGAAAAAAGACGAGATCATGAAAAAGATTATGGGGTAA
- a CDS encoding RagB/SusD family nutrient uptake outer membrane protein, with amino-acid sequence MKKFFTKILLPIMMVMGAGSLDSCKKYLERTPLADIAANDPYKNFRNFQGFTEELYNCIPLLSLAQAHNSFNLGEDEFWEVGETRLISYQIDQGNYPAWTSTYYNFLGTGGNPSTGDENSSKGQLWGLSWYAIRKANLGLANLDKLTDATQEEKNLIAGQLYFFRGYFHFALMEWWGGLPYIDQVYPTDQVIKLSRLSYQATADKVAADLKKASELLPVDWDATTAGQQTSGKNNTRINKIMALAFMGKDYLWAGSPLMNRESTGNSTYNTAYCTKAADALAQALQITESTARYELAPFSQYRDIFYTWNQNGKIPGLKEAIFLENLAGAAGRFRWNQVNDYRPITIQPTGIKVYPTANYVDYYGMANGLPIPDAEKADPESGYDPSYPWKNRDPRFYNDIIVDGDKCVLSAASVGNNDSRQYASLFTGGLYRTSDGNKKVWTGYLNSKFTSKFENDYDGYKDNNTVVLSLMRLADVYLLYAEAVANGYGTPQSNATGYDLTAVDAVNKIRQRAGVAGVAAKFLGSTTSFMSELRRERAVELAFEGHRFTDLRRWLLLTERPYTYKKSVDFDRGLPNAQVYADPKNAKVNNFRETVLFERQLSQRHYWLPFQPQDVNMYSEFKQNPGW; translated from the coding sequence ATGAAAAAGTTTTTTACAAAAATTTTGTTACCCATCATGATGGTGATGGGCGCCGGTTCATTGGATTCCTGCAAAAAATATCTTGAAAGGACGCCTCTTGCCGATATAGCGGCAAACGACCCTTATAAAAACTTCAGGAACTTTCAGGGATTTACAGAAGAACTGTATAACTGTATCCCGCTGCTGAGCCTGGCTCAAGCTCATAACAGCTTTAACCTTGGCGAAGATGAATTTTGGGAAGTTGGCGAAACCAGGCTGATATCTTACCAGATCGATCAGGGTAATTATCCGGCCTGGACAAGTACGTATTATAATTTCCTTGGTACTGGTGGAAACCCATCAACTGGCGATGAAAACAGCTCAAAAGGGCAGCTTTGGGGCTTATCCTGGTATGCCATCAGGAAGGCGAACCTGGGGCTGGCAAACCTTGACAAACTGACCGATGCCACTCAAGAAGAAAAAAACCTGATTGCAGGGCAATTATACTTTTTCAGAGGGTATTTCCACTTTGCTTTGATGGAATGGTGGGGTGGGCTACCCTATATAGATCAGGTTTACCCTACCGATCAGGTCATTAAGCTTTCCCGCCTCAGCTACCAGGCTACGGCAGACAAAGTTGCGGCCGATTTAAAAAAGGCTTCTGAGTTGCTCCCGGTTGACTGGGATGCCACAACTGCCGGACAACAAACGAGCGGCAAAAATAATACGCGTATCAATAAAATTATGGCGCTTGCCTTTATGGGGAAAGACTACCTGTGGGCAGGGAGCCCTTTGATGAACAGGGAATCCACCGGTAACAGTACCTATAATACCGCCTATTGCACAAAGGCTGCCGATGCCCTGGCTCAGGCCTTGCAAATAACAGAATCTACCGCACGTTATGAATTGGCACCGTTTTCACAGTACAGGGATATATTTTACACCTGGAACCAGAACGGCAAAATTCCGGGCTTAAAGGAAGCCATATTCCTGGAAAACCTGGCTGGTGCCGCTGGCCGCTTCCGCTGGAACCAGGTAAACGATTATCGCCCCATCACTATTCAGCCAACAGGAATCAAAGTATATCCTACAGCTAACTACGTGGATTATTATGGCATGGCAAACGGTTTGCCCATTCCGGATGCTGAAAAGGCTGATCCCGAAAGTGGCTACGATCCGTCATATCCATGGAAAAACAGGGATCCCCGTTTTTATAACGACATTATAGTTGATGGTGACAAATGTGTGCTTAGTGCCGCCAGTGTGGGTAATAATGACTCCAGGCAGTATGCCAGTCTTTTTACAGGTGGGCTTTACAGGACGTCCGACGGCAACAAAAAAGTATGGACAGGGTATTTAAACTCCAAATTTACTTCCAAGTTTGAGAACGATTATGACGGATACAAGGACAATAACACCGTTGTTTTAAGCTTGATGAGGCTGGCCGATGTTTACCTGCTTTATGCTGAAGCGGTTGCAAACGGATACGGCACCCCTCAAAGTAATGCCACCGGATATGATCTTACTGCGGTTGATGCTGTTAACAAGATACGCCAAAGGGCGGGTGTAGCGGGAGTGGCCGCCAAATTTCTCGGGTCGACAACAAGTTTCATGAGCGAATTGCGCCGCGAGCGGGCCGTTGAACTGGCCTTTGAAGGGCACCGGTTTACTGATCTGCGCCGTTGGCTGCTTTTAACCGAACGCCCATATACCTATAAAAAATCGGTTGATTTTGACAGGGGGCTTCCTAACGCCCAGGTATACGCTGATCCTAAAAATGCCAAGGTAAATAATTTCAGAGAAACGGTATTGTTCGAAAGGCAATTGAGCCAGCGGCATTACTGGTTGCCTTTCCAGCCACAAGACGTGAACATGTATAGTGAATTTAAGCAAAATCCCGGTTGGTAA
- a CDS encoding SusC/RagA family TonB-linked outer membrane protein, translating to MIIIKNIKKRFPKGLLLVLLLFFYAFVTHAQNRVTIRGTVTDKTGDPIIGAVIAAKADNAKKVLTDKDGKFEIAVPANNTVIIISSFGMGKKEITASVNGANNIVLEYEVKAMNEVVVVGYGQQRKASIVGSITQTSGKELERTGGVTNLGMALTGNLPGVVVTSSTGMPGGEDPQIVIRGISSWNSSSPLILVDGIERSISSIDISSVESVSVLKDASATAVYGVRGANGVILVTTKRGVEGKAQVQARSNITTKVASKLPAKYDSYDALMIKNKIIERESIVDPNAWSGYTPMATIYKYRYPANTDEWDRYPNVDWEKELFKDRAMSYNSAVNVSGGSKYVNYFAGIDITKEGDLFKTFPNNRGYDSNFGYTRMNFRSNLDFNLTKTTKFSTNLFGSNAVRQLPYGLADGDQAYWSSAYRTAPDTFRPIYSDGTYGYYPTATQDQPNAAFWLAYSGVEKRTTTQLTTDFILQQQLSMVTKGLSFRGSLSLDNTFVETGRGINDQNHPAQRKYINPSTGQVTYEQLKNTGTQFDFTEAIAWTTQGGSVNKDATYRNMNYQFQLNYARPFGGNNVTAMAMMQRQRGATGSAFPRYREDWVFRVTYNYKQRYLFEANGAYNGSEKFGPDYRFAFFPSLSAGWSINNESFMKNVTFVDVLKVRGSWGRIGDDNVGGSSPWLFRDSYSYGGNAMMGSPTSASPYTIYRVSAIGNPNISWETAEKRNLGLDFGFLHGDISGNVDVFNDRRTRIMIGGTSRAIPSFFGYGSSTPQANLGEVTSKGYEVELKFNHSFSNGIRAWVNLAKTHATNKTIFRDDPELTPAYQKQAGYAIGQTKSYIDHGFITSWDDLYGSTTRSANNQNRLPGDYNIVDFNGDGVIDDKDQAPYGYTATPQNTYNATIGFEWKRLSLVLQFYGVNNVTRYIEFPDFQGKSNVVFVEKPFWYKQSGGGEVPPPRWSVLDAMGGAGTRYYYDASYIRLKNAEIGYTIPGKYVSKLGLRTCRFYVNGNNLLLWTKMPDDRESNFSGNSSGGAYPTVRRYNLGIDITL from the coding sequence ATGATAATAATTAAAAATATAAAAAAGCGATTCCCCAAAGGCCTTCTTTTGGTGTTGCTTCTGTTTTTTTACGCCTTTGTAACGCATGCGCAAAACCGTGTGACGATCAGAGGTACGGTTACAGATAAAACCGGAGATCCAATTATAGGTGCAGTGATAGCTGCAAAAGCCGACAACGCCAAAAAAGTGCTGACAGACAAAGACGGGAAATTTGAAATAGCTGTTCCTGCTAATAATACTGTGATCATCATTTCTTCTTTTGGCATGGGCAAGAAGGAGATTACCGCTTCAGTTAACGGCGCAAACAACATTGTATTAGAATACGAGGTAAAAGCCATGAACGAAGTTGTGGTTGTTGGCTATGGGCAGCAGAGGAAAGCCAGTATTGTTGGATCCATTACGCAAACGTCTGGTAAAGAGTTGGAACGCACAGGTGGCGTTACCAATCTGGGTATGGCCTTAACCGGAAACCTGCCCGGCGTTGTTGTCACATCTTCTACCGGTATGCCGGGAGGAGAAGACCCGCAGATTGTAATCCGGGGGATAAGTTCGTGGAACAGTAGCTCGCCATTGATCCTCGTGGATGGTATTGAAAGGTCTATCAGTTCAATCGACATTTCATCTGTTGAAAGTGTGTCTGTGTTGAAAGATGCTTCGGCTACGGCTGTATACGGGGTGCGCGGTGCAAACGGCGTTATCCTGGTTACCACCAAACGCGGTGTTGAAGGCAAGGCCCAGGTTCAGGCCCGGTCAAACATCACCACCAAAGTGGCCTCCAAACTGCCCGCAAAATATGATTCGTACGACGCTTTGATGATCAAAAACAAGATTATTGAAAGGGAATCTATCGTTGATCCAAATGCGTGGTCCGGATATACGCCTATGGCGACGATTTATAAATACCGTTACCCTGCCAATACGGACGAATGGGACCGCTATCCAAACGTAGATTGGGAAAAGGAATTATTTAAGGACAGGGCAATGTCATACAATAGCGCTGTCAATGTTTCAGGCGGATCCAAGTACGTTAACTATTTTGCTGGGATAGACATAACCAAGGAAGGTGACTTGTTTAAAACCTTCCCCAATAACAGGGGCTACGACTCGAATTTTGGCTACACCCGGATGAATTTTCGCAGTAACCTCGACTTTAACCTAACAAAAACCACTAAATTCTCTACCAACTTATTTGGTTCAAATGCGGTAAGGCAGCTACCTTATGGCTTGGCCGACGGAGACCAGGCTTACTGGTCGTCTGCCTACCGTACCGCACCTGATACATTCCGGCCGATATATTCAGACGGAACTTATGGTTATTATCCAACAGCTACCCAGGATCAACCCAACGCTGCATTCTGGCTGGCCTATTCGGGAGTGGAGAAACGTACAACTACACAGCTGACCACCGATTTTATCCTGCAGCAACAATTAAGCATGGTTACCAAAGGGCTTAGTTTTAGGGGTAGCCTTTCATTAGATAATACTTTTGTAGAAACTGGCCGAGGTATAAACGACCAAAACCACCCTGCCCAGCGCAAGTATATCAATCCTTCTACAGGCCAGGTGACGTATGAACAGTTGAAAAATACAGGTACGCAATTTGATTTTACCGAAGCTATAGCTTGGACAACCCAGGGCGGCTCAGTAAATAAAGATGCTACTTACCGGAACATGAATTATCAGTTTCAGCTCAATTACGCTCGTCCGTTTGGCGGAAATAACGTAACGGCAATGGCCATGATGCAACGTCAGCGTGGGGCCACTGGCTCGGCATTCCCCCGGTATCGAGAAGATTGGGTTTTCCGTGTAACCTATAACTATAAGCAAAGGTATCTTTTTGAAGCTAACGGTGCTTACAACGGTTCAGAAAAATTTGGCCCTGATTATCGTTTTGCCTTTTTTCCCTCTTTGTCTGCCGGCTGGTCAATCAACAATGAAAGTTTCATGAAAAACGTAACTTTCGTAGATGTATTGAAGGTAAGGGGCTCCTGGGGAAGGATTGGTGATGACAACGTTGGTGGTAGTAGCCCATGGCTGTTCCGCGATTCTTATAGTTATGGCGGAAATGCCATGATGGGGAGCCCTACATCTGCTTCACCGTATACCATCTATCGCGTTAGTGCCATAGGCAATCCAAATATTTCATGGGAAACGGCCGAGAAGCGTAACCTCGGACTTGACTTTGGCTTTCTGCACGGCGATATATCAGGTAACGTAGATGTGTTCAACGATAGGAGGACAAGGATTATGATCGGCGGTACAAGTCGCGCCATACCATCCTTTTTTGGATATGGTTCAAGTACGCCCCAGGCCAACCTGGGCGAAGTAACCAGTAAGGGGTACGAAGTGGAACTTAAGTTCAATCACTCTTTTAGTAATGGTATTCGTGCCTGGGTTAATTTAGCCAAAACTCATGCTACCAATAAAACAATTTTCAGGGATGATCCAGAATTGACACCCGCCTATCAGAAGCAGGCCGGTTATGCCATCGGGCAAACCAAGTCTTATATCGATCATGGATTTATCACAAGCTGGGATGACCTGTATGGCAGTACTACCCGTTCTGCCAATAATCAGAACCGGTTACCTGGAGACTATAATATTGTCGACTTTAATGGCGATGGTGTTATTGATGATAAGGACCAGGCTCCTTACGGCTATACAGCTACCCCCCAAAATACCTACAATGCTACCATCGGGTTCGAATGGAAACGCCTGAGCCTGGTTCTGCAATTCTATGGAGTAAACAATGTTACACGTTATATTGAGTTCCCCGACTTTCAGGGCAAGAGTAACGTGGTGTTTGTTGAAAAACCCTTCTGGTATAAGCAAAGTGGTGGTGGCGAAGTACCTCCACCGCGCTGGAGCGTTCTGGATGCCATGGGCGGCGCCGGTACCCGCTATTATTACGATGCATCATATATACGTTTAAAGAATGCTGAAATAGGCTACACCATCCCCGGTAAATACGTGAGTAAATTGGGGCTACGGACTTGTAGGTTTTATGTTAACGGCAACAACCTGTTGTTGTGGACAAAAATGCCCGACGACCGCGAGTCTAACTTCAGTGGCAATTCCAGCGGTGGCGCATATCCTACCGTGCGACGTTATAATTTAGGTATTGATATCACCCTATAA
- a CDS encoding winged helix-turn-helix domain-containing protein, with amino-acid sequence MLDSRNLLSGKGKYFFFGLILLFLFSVVWAAFSMTNSDDFDISRREVLLRRIGHELLLQSGDSKSRVLPVKKIADDEYQISFENELTFQADSLVNTTQRLLAKDPLAGDYVVTVLNSGKSGIAYGYAISKNKKDDIIACIGRKQPKARYLINIKFKPTGINTAKNGYLIGALPLLAFVGFIFLRSVKPRRVLPDNQNTGIVTLGSMLFDAKNRKLMINGKPIDLTGTATRVLHIFASSPNETVERSRLQKEIWEDEGVIVGRSLDMFISKLRKKLEFDPNINIVVIRGKGYKLEIRS; translated from the coding sequence ATGCTTGATAGCCGAAATCTCCTGTCCGGGAAAGGCAAGTATTTCTTTTTTGGATTGATACTTCTTTTTTTATTTTCCGTGGTCTGGGCTGCTTTTAGTATGACTAATAGCGACGATTTTGATATTTCAAGAAGGGAGGTTTTGCTCCGCAGAATAGGGCATGAACTGCTCTTACAGTCGGGCGATAGTAAATCAAGGGTACTTCCCGTAAAAAAAATAGCCGACGATGAATACCAGATAAGCTTTGAAAATGAACTTACTTTTCAAGCGGATTCCCTGGTGAATACTACTCAGCGTTTGTTAGCCAAAGATCCGCTCGCAGGTGATTATGTGGTCACAGTTTTGAACAGTGGTAAGTCCGGCATAGCCTATGGATATGCTATATCTAAAAATAAAAAAGATGATATTATAGCTTGTATAGGAAGAAAGCAACCCAAGGCACGTTACCTGATTAATATTAAATTTAAACCGACGGGGATAAATACAGCAAAGAATGGATATCTGATAGGCGCTTTGCCTTTATTGGCATTTGTTGGTTTTATCTTTTTGAGATCTGTTAAGCCGCGTCGGGTTTTACCTGATAATCAAAACACTGGTATAGTCACTTTGGGCTCAATGCTGTTCGATGCAAAGAATCGTAAGCTCATGATAAATGGAAAGCCCATAGATCTCACCGGAACTGCAACCCGTGTGTTGCATATTTTCGCTTCTTCCCCTAACGAGACCGTAGAGCGAAGTAGGTTACAAAAAGAGATATGGGAAGACGAAGGTGTTATCGTGGGGCGCAGTTTAGATATGTTCATATCAAAACTTAGAAAAAAACTGGAATTTGATCCCAATATCAACATCGTAGTTATACGCGGCAAGGGCTATAAGCTTGAGATTAGATCATAA